GCCAGATTTTGGAAGTAAACAATCAACAGTTTTTATTTTTAATAATATAAAAATTAATGAAAATATTCAAAAGAACATTAACGAATATATTCAAGATTTAAATCAATTAGAGCTCATAAAACAGGAAAAAAGTAAACCAAATCCACTTTTAAAAAAGCCCTTGCCCGAAATTTCACTAATTAACTTATTTAACAAAAATGAAACAATTGCAATTAGGAATGGAAAATTAACTTTAATTGACTTTTGGGAAGTTTGGTGCGGTTGGTGTATAAAATCATTTCCTGATGTAGAAAAGCTAAAGAATAAATACGAGAATGATTTAACAGTAATTGGAATCGTTTCTCAAGATATAGAAAATGCGAGAAAATTAGTTGAGAAAAAAGAAACGACATTTTTAAATTTAATTGGAAATAAAGAACTGAATAAAACATTTAGCGTGAATAGTTGGCCAAGATATTTTTTAATTGATAAAAATGGAATAATTCAAAAAGAATATCACGGATTTTCAGACCAAATTGAAAAAGATATTAATGAACTAATTCGAAAATAAAAAACGTTGCCTAACACCGTATATAATTTATTGCTAGTTCTAGCCTACTTTCGAAAGTCCTCGCGGACTTTCTTGGTCAGTAATTATTTACTACATTAGTTACTTAAAACACGCAACAAACCATATACAAACACGTTGGCAACAAGCTGAAAAAAACTGACAATGAAGTACTTCAATCTTTTCGGAAAAACCAAAGGACAGAGCTCAAATCCTGAATCTGAAAAATCGGAATTTGAGCAAATCAAGGTTTTTAAGAGTTTACCAAAAGAACAATGGAAACCAGCTTACAACGAACTGAATAAAATAATCGGTGCGAACCTCAAAGAATACGGATTTAAAAAGAAAGGCAGAAAACATTACCGACTGACAAATGACTTACTCGAAGTTATTGACGTTGACAACCGTGGAAGTTGGTCTGGAGCGAAAGACGATATAGAAATCCGAATTGGATTAGTTCCTTACTGTTGGAAAGGGCTAACGAATGAATATTATTTAGTTGGTTCAAAACCGCTTGAGGAAATAGACAAAACAATTAGAAACCATTTTAGGATTTCAAAAGAATATTTGATTTTGGCAGACTATTTATCGGAACGAATCATAAAAAATGCTCTTCCTTTTTTAGAGAAATATAACTCGACTAAAAAAATAACAAGTCAACCGTATATTTTTCCTTATCACACAAAGTGTGGTGGAAATGACATTAGAAACTCTCATTTTTTAATTCTATTCTCGGAATTAAAGCAACACAAAATTGATAAAGCTATTGAGATATTAGATAATGAAATTGAATTTGGTTCAGACAGCCTGAATCAAGTGACTTGGAAAGAATTAAAAACAATGACTGAAAATAAAGATTGGGAAACGATTGACAGAATATTTGCTGAAAACGAAAAAGCTGAATTAGATAAATTAAAAATAAAGCCAGTTGCCAACAATGTATAACCGCAATTACGGCGGATTCGACTACGTCCGAATCCACTCGGAATTGCTAACGTCTGTGCCAAACCGAAAATTAACGCATATAAACCCGTAACTGACGGTTATACGAGACCGTTGTAGCACATTTGAGAAATGAAAAACGCATTAAAAACTTTCGGAATAATTTTGGTTAGCGGAATTCTATTATTTGTGTTTGACCCAGCATTTAATCGGACTGAAAAGTTTGCGGATTATTCGACTGAATATGAGTGGCGAATTTTTAATAATTTCTATTGCAACTGGAAAACTCACGGACATTGCGCTGATAATAATCTGAATAAATTAAATGCGGAACGAAAACTCTGGAAAACTGTTGCGGAAAATTACAACGGAGAAAAGACTATTAAAGAAAAATTGGAGAATGTAGTTTTAAGTCATTCTCAATTTCATATGGCTTACACCGGACATTTAAAAATTACGGAAATAAATATTGACTCAATTATTAAACATAAAGATTATTTATTTGAACAATTATATATCGACTGAATAAAAAAACGTGCTACAACATTGTATAAAAATAATGCGTAAGTTTATTCCTAAATCAAAAGTTAGTGCTTGTTTGCTTGCATCCGATTTTCCTTCGGAAAATCCTCGCACTCAAACTACGCACTATTCTTATACGTAACCGTTGTACAACATAAAGAATGAAAATAAAATTCGTCATAATATTCATAATTTTAGCTTTTCTAAAGGCTGAATTTTCTCATTCTCAAAATGATACAATAAAAGGAAAAATATTCTCTTCAGTTAATATGAAAAAACCTAAAGGAGAAATTTATGTTTTTGAAAAAGGAACTTCAAATGGAACAATTGCGAATGATTTAGGAGAATTTAATTTAATTACCAAAACTAAAAAAGAAAGTCATTTTTTAGAAATTTCAGTCGGAAATTATCCCAACTTAATTTATGAATACAAAACAATTTGGAATAAAAGGAAAAAACCGAAATCAATTGTTATTAACGGAAAGTGTGAAATAACTAAAGAACAAGCAAGAAAAGATTGGAAAAATGGAACACCAAAACTTTACTTGAATAGTAGAATTGCTCCAATTGAAAATACGAAAAAGGACGAAAAATTTGAAAGAAAATATAATGTTGAATATGTTGAACTTGGTTGCGAAGGAAAAATTTATGAATGCGTAACTGAATATAACTTTTACATTATAAAAATTTTAGATATTCAATATCAAAGAAAATGGAGACAAACAAAAAGGAAAGAAATAGTTGGAATGGAAGATTATAAAAATTCCATAAAAGCTTGTTTGAATTAAAATACGTTGTACAACACCGTACAAAATTAATTGCTTGCTTTTTGCTTACTTACGAAAATCCTCGCGGATTTTCTTTGTCGGTAATTATTTACTAACTTTATAGCTAAACCACGCAACTAACCTTGTACAAACACGTTGGCAACAAGCTAAAGGAACATCCGAACTAACAACAAAATACATCCGAAAAATATACTTTATTGTGAGTTATTAAATTGAGATTTCTAAAAAAACGAATTGAATTAGAAATACGAAACGGATTTATTAACGCAAAAATTAAGACAAAAAAAAGAGCTAAACCTGCGGTTTAGCTCTTTTTAATGTTTTTATCATTTTAGATGTGAACTTTATTTCACAAAATCAGTAATGATTTTATTGATTTCTTCGTTTTTAGCGGTAGTTTCTAAATCAAAAAGTAATTGATACAATCGCTTGTCCTCTACTTTATTTTTTAATTCTAAATCTTGGTTTTTTGCAAAAACGTTGTCCCAATTATTACGAACTAAAGCCCACATTTTCTCATTTTCTTTCCACCAATCTTGTGCGGATTTACATTTAGAATCATCAACTTTAACATAAGTATTTAACCCTTTTTCTTGTGCTAAAACAAAGTCGGCTTCATTATTTTTTCGGATAACTTTGTCATTATCTTGGTCGTGAATCCAGCCATCTTTGGTAATTTCGTGTCTGTTGGTTCTAATCGTAACATCGTAATCTTGTCTTTTTGTGTATTCTCGTCTTGGTAAAGGGGCATCTGTTGTGTTTTCCCAATAGCTTTTTCCATCTACGTGAACCCAACTTGCAGAACCTTCATAACGTGGACTGTCATCAACTTGAAATACTTTTTGTGTCCATTGTCCTTTTACTTCGCTTTTAGGCTTTTGCACAAATTTCCATTTATTATTGGCATCAAACATATAAAAGTCCGTATTTTCAAATAACCAATCTTGTCGCCAATGTTTAATAATACTTTGTTCATTAGGTTTGCCAACAATCAATAAATGCTGTAAAACAATTTTATTGTCTTTATCCTTTACTAATTCTACCCATTCTAAACCTTTGTCGTGCTTCACTTTTGAGGCTTGATAAGTTGAATCTTTTGAATAACTAAAAGTCTCTGCAAAGTTAAATCCCACTTCGTAGCAACCACACATCTCTTTTATGGCTTTTCGGTCTTTTTCTTTTTTGTTTTGTGCATTTGCGCTAAACACACATAACGTAACAAGTACTGTAAATACTACTCTTTTCATAATATTGATTGTTTTTAAAATTTTCTTATTTTTATTTAGTATAAATCTAAATAGTGTTTATATTTGCAGCAAATATATTATTATTTAGAATGATTACAAATAAAATCTGCTTTTTATTTTTACTTTTTTTTACTATTCAAAGTCTTGTAGCACAACAAGAAAAAGAGGTCGCAAAAGATTCGACAAAAGTTGAAGCATTGGAAGAAGTTATTATATCTGCAACAAGAACAATAAGACAATTATCGTCTTTACCATTACCTGCTCAAATTATTTCAAAAAAAGAGATAAAAGCTGTAAACTCAATTCGATTATCAGATATTTTAAACGAACAAACTGGCTTAATAACTGTGCCTGATTTTGGCGGTGGCGAAGGCATTCAATTACAAGGTTTAGACAGTCAATACACACTTATATTAATAGATGGTGTTCCATTAGTTGGAAGAAGTGCGGGAACTTTAGATTTAAATAGAGTTAGCGTTGGTAACATCAAACAAATTGAAATTATAAAAGGTGCTTCTTCAAGTTTATATGGTAATGAAGCTTTAGGTGGTGTTATCAATATAATAACCGAAGACCCAAAAAATGGCTTCAACGGAAACGCAAATTATAGAGGTGGTTCTTTCGGAACGCACGATATAATTACAAACCTAAATTACAAGAAAAATAAATTTGGTATCAACGCTTTTGTAAATAGATTTAGTAGCGATGGTTACGATTTGGTAGAAAACGATGCTGTAAATACGGTTGAACCATTTAGCAATTATACTTTAAATAGTAAAATTACTTATGATTTTTCTGAAAACACCAAACTGTTACTTTCAGGTAGATTTTACCATCAAAACCAAGATAACGTTGCTTCTGAAACTTTAAAAGGCGAGAGTGAAATTAAAGAATGGAATACACTCGCAAAATTAGACCACACATTTAATGAAAAATGGAGCAGTTATTTAGAATTTTATGCTACGCAATATAAAGCCGAAGAATTTTTAAATGATGAAATAGGCAATTCATTTTCTCGAAGTGATTTTAATCAATTATTTGTAAGACCAGAATTAAGAACAACGTATCAATTAAATGAAAAGAATGCTTTTATTGGTGGCGTTGGATTAACTCACGAACGCTTAAAGCGAACCGATTTTTTTGGAGCACCTGTATTTAACTCACCATATATATATGCACAATACGATGGTAATCCAACCGAAAAGATAAACATCATTTTAGGGGCAAGATTTGATGACCATAGTGAATACCATTCACAATTCAGTCCTAAAGGAGCAATTCGATATAAACTAAATGATAAAATTGTTATAAAAAGTTCAGTAGGCTATGGTTTTAAAACACCAGATTTTAGGCAATTATATTTCGATTTTACCAATGCCACAGTTGGTTACACAGTTTTAGGTTATAATGCCGTTAGCACTCGTATTCCTCAGTTAGAGGCTGATGGACAATTATTGAGTATTGTAGTTCCTGTTAGTGAGTTTAACGACAATTTAAAACCCGAAAGTTCTATTGGCTACAATTTTGGAATAGATGTAAATCCTATTTCAAACCTTAAATTAAACATCAATCTTTTTAGAAACAATATTGAAAACTTAATTGATACACGAGTTATTGCAAGAAGAACTAACGGACAAAATGTGTTTAGTTATTTTAATGTAAACAGAGTTTATACACAAGGACTTGAATTTAACGCAAATTATAAACTCAGTGAAAATATAACCATTTTAGGTGGCTATCAACTATTATATGCCAAAGATAAAGAAGTGGAACAGGATTTTGAAAACGGAGAAGTATTCGCAAGAATCACACCAAGTTCACCATCGTTTAGACTTCAAAAAGACGATTATTTTGGATTATTTAACCGTTCTCGCCATATGGCAAACTTCAAAATATTTTATACCATTCCAAAATGGAATTTAGATATCAATTTAAGAAGCACATACAGAAGTAAATTTGGTCTTTTTGACACAAACGGAAATACCTATTTAGATAAATACGATGACTTTGTAAATGGCTACACCATTTGGGATTTTGCAGTAAATAAAACTATTTACAAAAGTTACAAAGTAGGTATAGGAATGGATAATATTTTAGGTTTTAACGACCCACAAAACATTAGTAACATAGCAGGAAGAATAATATACGGAACAATAAACATTAATTTTTAACTATAATAAATACAATTAACAATGAGAACATTTAAAACTTTAACATTAGTTGCCATAGCAATTTTAGGATTTACATCGTGTAGTAATGATGAAGATACAACGCCATTATTAGCAGTAGAATCTGAACAAGTGGCTAATTTACACGCACCACAAACAGGAGGACAAGGGCAACCTATTGGTGGTGAGTTCACCAAATTTGATTTTTCTACTGGCATAACCACAACAAGCGATACCGAATGGGACATAGCCTTTAGAGGCACTACAATTATTGTAAATGGTGGCACTTCTCAAGGCACAAATGATGAGCCTGTTCGTAATGGAGAAGCAGCTGCATATATTGCAACAAATACATTTGAGGGTTTAACTACAGTAGATGTAAATCTTTTAGTTCAAGACTCTGAAACGTCTTTAGCAATACCAACAGGAAGTGATAACGGATGGTATAATTATAATCCTGCAACATTTACCATAACACCATTGGCAGGTAAAATATTAGTTTTTAGAACAAGAGATAACAGGTACGCAAAAGTTGAAATTTTAAGTTATTATCAAGATGCCCCTTCAAATCCAGACCCATTTACTGATGAAGGTCGTTATTATACTTTCAATTATGTATATCAACCAAACGAAAATGTAACTACTTTTTAGTTATGATAAAATCGATTAATATAATATTCATAATATTCCGTATATTTTTAGGCGGATTTATGATTTACGGAGGAGTACAAAAATTTGAAAATCAAAATCCAACACCAATAGAAGTAGTTGATAAAGCCGAAAAGTTTAAATCGCCAGAAAAAGAAAACACTTTACAGAAAATTTTATACATAAGTGGTGCAAAACAAACAGGTTATTTTTGGCAAGTTTTAGGCATTTGCGAATTGCTTTTTGGGTTTTTGCTCATATTACAAGGAACAGGATTTATTGGAGCATTATTTTTACTGCCAATAACACTACACATTTTCTTATTTCACATATTTTTAGAACCTGAAGAAATAAGCGAACTAATACAAACAGGAGCGTTATTCGGAATTAATATCGCTCTCGTACTAAAAGAACGAGAAAAGTGGAAACATTTACTTTGGCTTAAGCCAATATTTTAAAGACAGAATTGTTTTATAGTCATTTGAATTAATCTAAAACAAATGGAATTAATTAAACAAAATGGAACAAAGCCAGTTGCCAACACCGTATATAAAAAATTGCTAGCAAGTGCTTAATTCAAAGGTTATTTCCCTATTTTAAAGGTCTGTTATAAACCGAAAAGTTGCGTATATTTACACGCAACTTTTCATATACCAACACGTTAGCGGTAATGTAAAACCACTCGACATAAAGACCATTAATTAAACAATGAACGATAGCATTTTAATAAAGAATACAACCATTGTGAATGAAGGACAATCATTTATTTCAGATGTTCTTTTGTCAGATGGACTGATTCAAAAAATTGGAAATATTGAACCTAAACCGAACCAAAAAGTAATTGACGGAACAGGAAAACACTTGTTCCCAGGAATCATTGACGGACAAGTGCATTTCAGAGACCCAGGACTCACGCATAAAGGAGATTTATATACCGAAAGTAAAGCTGCGATTGCAGGCGGTGTGACTTCCTTTATTGATATGCCAAATACAGTCCCAAATATATTAACTGTAGAGAGCCTAAGAGAAAAGTTTGAAATCGCTTCCAAAAAGTCTTTAGCGAATTACTCGTTTTTTCTTGGTGTCAACGGAGATAACATTGACGAGGTAACTAAAACCGATACCAGTCAATTTATTGGTGTTTCTGATGACGGCTTGTACTTTACAAAAAAAGGAAATCTGCTTGCCGACAATCCAGAGACAATGGAAAAACTATTCGCTAACTGCAAATCCATTATCGCCATTCATTCAGAAAAAGAAGAAATTGTAGAAGAAAACGAAAGGATTTTTAAAGAGAAGTTTGGCGAAAATATACCCGCTAAATACCACCCAATCATTAGAAACACTCAAGGATGTTATGAAGCTACTAAGCGAGCTATTGAATTAGCTAAAAAACACAATGCTCGCTTACATATTCTGCACTTGACCACAGAAGCCGAAACACACTTGTTTCAAAATGACATTCCATTAACAGAGAAAAAAATAACGACAGAAGTTTCTCTTCACCACCTGTGGTTTTCTGACAAAGATTATGACCAATTGGGAATGCTGATTAAATGGAATCCTGCCATTAAAACCGAACAAGACAAACAAGGCTTGTTGACCGCTCTACTTGATGACAGAATTGATATTGTTACAACAGACCACGCACCACATACATTGGACGAAAAAGAGCAACCTTACTTTCAGTCAATGTCAGGAGCACCAATGGTTCAACATTCTTTGAATTGTATGTTGGAATTTTACAAACAAAACCTCATTTCATTAGAGAAAATAGTTGAGAAGATGTGTCATAATCCAGCGATTCTTTACAAGATGACCAAAAGAGGGTTTATAAGAGAAGGATATTATGCCGACTTGACATTGGTTGACTTGAATAGTAAATGGACAGTAACTAAAGAGACCCTACTCTATAAATGTGGTTGGTCGCCATTGGAAGGAACGACTTTTCAAACGGAAATCAAACAGACCTTTGTGAACGGAAATTTGGTTTATGATAACGGAATATTTTTCGAGCAAGTAAAAGGAAAAGAAATAGAATTTGGGATAAGAAATAAAGAAAACACTACCGCTAACATTGGCTATACGTAATGCGGGCGAAAGTGCAGATATGAAAGTAATTACATTAAATAAACTAACTGCTAAACGGAAAGTGAAGTGCCTTGAAATCCCGCACTACGCATAGCCGAGACCGTTATGTTTAATTGCTCAGGAAAATCGAATTGCAGGAAAAATTTGCTGAATATTTTTTAAAGTTTGTTAAGTTCAAACCAAAAAAGGAAAATAAGAACGTGGGAATATTTTAATTTCTGAAAATCTAGTAATAATCTAAGAATTAAATTCTTGTTTGAAAATTATCGCAAAAATTTTCTTTGTAAAAAAATCTAAACTAGAGTAAAAATAATTAAAGAATAAGAAAAATACTTGGGAAATTTTTACTGTTTGAAAATTTAGTAATCATTTAAAACACTAAACTTTTGTTTGAAAATCATGGTTAAAAACTCTTTTCCAAACTCATTTAAAAATGTTCCAAATAGAATAAATAAAATTGTTTTTTTTTTAATAAAAATCAATAAAATATGAAAAGGAAAATTATAAAAAAGGAAAAAATAAAATGCTAAAAAAAAAAAGAAAATGGAATTAAAACGTGTCAAACATTGTGTTTCGCAACAAAACATAACACTGTATAAAAAAAATTGCTACTTTAGTGCTTAAATAAAGGCAATTGCTTTTTTATCAACTTCTGAATTTCCTTCGGAAATTCCTCGTTGACAAAAAACGCAACTTTCCTTATACGAGAAACGTTGTGTATAATGCAAAAAAATGAAGAACATCTTGAATAGAACAGAACAATTTATACTTAAAATAATATCTATTTTTAAACCTAAAATTGACAGATGGATTGTCAAAATATTTATAGGTTCTGGTCTTACTTTAATTGTATCAGGATTAACTGGATTATCTTGGTATGTTGCAGTCTTACTAAATGTATTAAAAGCAGAATTAAAGAATAATTTAGGAACAGATTATGGAATTGGAATTATAGAATGGTCTTCTGTTGTGATTGGTTCAATTTTAACCCTTATTGGCTTAATTATTTACTTTATAAACAAACGTATTGAAAGCAAGAATAAAGATAAACCTAAATTATTAATTGCAATTTTACATAAATCAATCGATGATTTTTTAGAGCCAAATTTTGTAAATATCAGAAACGGTTATTATAAGAATTTTGAAACTCACAAAATTGTAATTGACCAAACCAAAACATACAAATCCGGAGAATTAAACTTTCCTGACTATGCTATATTTGAACAACAAAACTTACTAACTGAAATAAAAACACTAACAAAGACTAATCCAAATATTGAAATTGCATATTTTGGATTGGCTCACATACCTATGCTTTTTGATATCGGTTCTCAAATAGCAGATAAGTTTAAAATAGACTTCTTTGAATACAATCGTAATTCTTATCAATGGGATTATTTAGAAATAGGTCAAAATAAATTACTTATTACTCAAAATTCTGAGATAAGAGAAAATGAAAACAAAAATGCAGTTATAAAGATTGAAATAAGCTATCCAATAAACAATGAATTAATAGAAAATGTTATTCCCGACTTTAAAATATTAAATTCAATATCTCTTGATTCTATAAAATTAGATTCTATAAAAAACATTAGTGAAATTAAAGATATTTCTATAATATTCAGAGAGTCTATAGATAAAATATTAATCAATTACCAAGACATAAAACAAATTCATTTATTTTATTCAGGTCCTGTATCGTTAGCAATTAATTTAGGAAGAAAAATAAGTAAAAGAACTGATCCTAAATTTATTATTTACAACTATATGAATAATACCAATCCTAAATACAAATGGGCAATAAACTTAAATGAAAATGAGTCCTCTAAAAAAATAATTCAAAATTAATGTATAACCTTAACAATAAACTAGGGAGCTTTTATAACGAGGTTGTCAGACTTAAAGAAGCAGACAGAAACAAACTGCGAGAATATAAAAAATTAAACCTTGAACGACTAAATTCAGGTATTGATTCAATTAATGCAAAAGAGAACAAATCCTATCCTTATCCAACAATATTAGAACAAGGAAGTATAGCTATGCATACAGCAAATCGACACGATGACAATGATTATGACATAGATGTTGCTGTTATTTTTCCTAAAGACCAATTACCGACAAGTGCCTTAAATTCAAGAAAGCTTGTAGAAAAGTTTTTGCGAGAGAAAACGGGAAATTTCTCTAAACAACCTGAAGCAAGAACAAATGCTGTTACAATATGGTATAACGAAGGTTATCACGTAGATTTCGCAATTTACCGACAATCTATCGACTTTTTCGGCAATACAATTTATGAACACGCAGGTTCAAATTGGAAAAATAGAAATCCTCAAGATATTACTAATTGGTTTAGCAACTTTGTTATAACAAAAAGTCCAAATAAAAATTTTGGAGCTACTGTTGAGAATAACCAATTTAGAAGAATTGTGAGACTTCTTAAGAAATTTACACGTTCTAGAGAAAACTGGAGCCTACCTGGAGGTTTAGTTATTTCTATTTTGGCTTCAGAATGCTATGTTCCAGATTATTATAGAGATGATATTTCACTAGTCAAAACTATAAACTCAATATATAATAGACTTAAATACAATAATCAAGTATATAACCCTACTGATAAATCTTCTGAGCTAACCGAAAAAAGCAAGTATAAAAATGAAGTTAATAGATTAAAAGAAAAACTAAAACAAGCTGTTAAAAAATTAGATATATTGAACAGTCCTGAATGTGACGAAGACAAAGCTAACGAAGCTTGGAAATGGATTTTTAATTCAGATTTTTGGAAAATAGAAATAGAAACAAACAGTTCCTTAAACAAAAGTTTTTCTCTACCATCAAATCTGATTTCTTTGAATGCAAGTTTACATATTAGCAAAAATGGTTTTCGTTTAAATTCTAATGTCACTAATGGTAATTTTAAAATTCCAAAAAAAATGTGGTTAAAATTTAATGCTTCTACTAATATATCAGTCCCTTTTGATGTTAAATGGATAGTAGAAAATAAAGGAGATGAAGCGGAAGCTAAACCTGATTTAGGTCACGAAACATTAGACCAAAATATATATTCAAGTTCATTTTCCCATTGGGAACAGACTGCCTATAAAGGAAAACACAAATTAATTTGTCAAATTATTAAAAATAGCCAAGTGGTAGCTACCGAAAAATTTGAAGTGATAATAAAAAAGTAAAGCACTATACACAACACCGTATATAATTTATTGCTGGCTTTTAGCCTACTTGCGAAAGTCCTCGCGGACTTTCTTGGTCGGTAATTATTTACTAAATTAGTTGCTTGAAACACGCAACAAACCATATACAACAACGTTACCTGCAAGCTAAAAAAACATACCGATGAAAAAAACAACTGTATTAATTGGAATTATATTCTTTACGACAATCTTTGGTTGTAAGGAAAGTACAAACAAACTTGGAGAAAATGAATTTGTTCTTAAAGGAGAATTAGAAGGAATTAAAAACGACAGTTGGATTTATTTAATATTTGATAATAAACCTGTTGACTCGACTAAAATAATAGACAATAAATTTTCAATAAATGGAGTCACAGAACATCCAAAGCAATACAATTTATTGATTAAAAATTCACAAAATTACACTCGTATTTGGTTAGAATCTGGAGAATTAAAATTTAAAGCAAAAGACGGAGAATTTAAAGACGCCATAATTGAAGGGTCTAATTCACAGAAAGAAAGTGAAAAACTTTGGAAACCAATTTGGGAATATAGAAAACGAAGAGACAGTCTCTCAAAAATAGTGTATAATAACGAACTAAATGATAGCTTAAAGTTAAATGCAAAGTTGGAACTTAAAAAAGTTCAACAGAATAGGCTGAAAATTGAGAGTGATTTCATTAAAAACAATCCTCAATCATATGTGAGTGCAAAAACTCTTGATTTTTATGCTACGTCCTTACCCAAGAAAACAGTTTACGAATTATATGATGGCTTTAGCGATGAAATAAAAAAATCTTCTTATGGGAAATCTGTAAAACGATTTTTGGACTTAAACCAAAACCCACAAATTGGAGATAAATATTTAGATTTTACAATGCCCAATGAAAATAATAAATTAGTGAAATTATCAGATTTCGAGGGTAAATTAATATTGTTAGAATTTTGGGCTTCTTGGTGTGGACCTTGTAAAAAAGAATATCCAGCATTAAGAAAGGCATATTCAAAATTTCATAGTAACGGTTTTGAAATTGTAAGTATTTCGGAAGACCAAACCAAAGAACAATGGCTCAAAGCAATAGATGAAAATAAATTAAATTGGATTAATCTTTGGCAAAAAGGTGGAAACAATGCTGACCCTTATTTAATTTACGGGATTAACGGAATACCTGCAAATTTTTTAATTGATGAAAATGGAATCATTATCGAACAAGATTTGAAAGGAGAAAAATTAATATCAAAAATAGAGGAAAAGCTAAAAGATAAAGCCAGCAGGTAACACCGTATATAATTTATTGCTGGCTTCTCGCCTACTTACGAAGGTCCTCGCGGACTTTCTTGGTCGGTAATTATTTACTAAATTAGTTGCTTGAAACACGCAACAAATCATATACAACAACGTTGTAAAACATTAAAAAAACATTTGTGCAAAAAATAGAATTTGGAGATATAAATAAATTTTTAGTTTCAATTGGAATTGTTCTAATTGGACTTGCTATTCTTACGCCTTATTTATATCTAAAAGAAGATTTTGGACTGAATATTGAATCTCAAAAGATTTTGAAATTCGACCAAGAGGTTCAACAAATTTTCACCAACAAGAAAAACCAAATAAGTACAATTCAAAGTATTATTCCTTGGACATCTTCTATTCTTTTAGGTTTAGGAATTTTAATTAGTGGAATTGGAATTAACAGGTGGCTTAAAAGACAAAGTAAAATTGACGAAAAATTTGA
The DNA window shown above is from Polaribacter sp. Hel_I_88 and carries:
- a CDS encoding DoxX family membrane protein, which translates into the protein MIKSINIIFIIFRIFLGGFMIYGGVQKFENQNPTPIEVVDKAEKFKSPEKENTLQKILYISGAKQTGYFWQVLGICELLFGFLLILQGTGFIGALFLLPITLHIFLFHIFLEPEEISELIQTGALFGINIALVLKEREKWKHLLWLKPIF
- a CDS encoding DUF6607 family protein, producing the protein MKRVVFTVLVTLCVFSANAQNKKEKDRKAIKEMCGCYEVGFNFAETFSYSKDSTYQASKVKHDKGLEWVELVKDKDNKIVLQHLLIVGKPNEQSIIKHWRQDWLFENTDFYMFDANNKWKFVQKPKSEVKGQWTQKVFQVDDSPRYEGSASWVHVDGKSYWENTTDAPLPRREYTKRQDYDVTIRTNRHEITKDGWIHDQDNDKVIRKNNEADFVLAQEKGLNTYVKVDDSKCKSAQDWWKENEKMWALVRNNWDNVFAKNQDLELKNKVEDKRLYQLLFDLETTAKNEEINKIITDFVK
- a CDS encoding TonB-dependent siderophore receptor; the protein is MITNKICFLFLLFFTIQSLVAQQEKEVAKDSTKVEALEEVIISATRTIRQLSSLPLPAQIISKKEIKAVNSIRLSDILNEQTGLITVPDFGGGEGIQLQGLDSQYTLILIDGVPLVGRSAGTLDLNRVSVGNIKQIEIIKGASSSLYGNEALGGVINIITEDPKNGFNGNANYRGGSFGTHDIITNLNYKKNKFGINAFVNRFSSDGYDLVENDAVNTVEPFSNYTLNSKITYDFSENTKLLLSGRFYHQNQDNVASETLKGESEIKEWNTLAKLDHTFNEKWSSYLEFYATQYKAEEFLNDEIGNSFSRSDFNQLFVRPELRTTYQLNEKNAFIGGVGLTHERLKRTDFFGAPVFNSPYIYAQYDGNPTEKINIILGARFDDHSEYHSQFSPKGAIRYKLNDKIVIKSSVGYGFKTPDFRQLYFDFTNATVGYTVLGYNAVSTRIPQLEADGQLLSIVVPVSEFNDNLKPESSIGYNFGIDVNPISNLKLNINLFRNNIENLIDTRVIARRTNGQNVFSYFNVNRVYTQGLEFNANYKLSENITILGGYQLLYAKDKEVEQDFENGEVFARITPSSPSFRLQKDDYFGLFNRSRHMANFKIFYTIPKWNLDINLRSTYRSKFGLFDTNGNTYLDKYDDFVNGYTIWDFAVNKTIYKSYKVGIGMDNILGFNDPQNISNIAGRIIYGTININF
- a CDS encoding DUF4304 domain-containing protein, yielding MKYFNLFGKTKGQSSNPESEKSEFEQIKVFKSLPKEQWKPAYNELNKIIGANLKEYGFKKKGRKHYRLTNDLLEVIDVDNRGSWSGAKDDIEIRIGLVPYCWKGLTNEYYLVGSKPLEEIDKTIRNHFRISKEYLILADYLSERIIKNALPFLEKYNSTKKITSQPYIFPYHTKCGGNDIRNSHFLILFSELKQHKIDKAIEILDNEIEFGSDSLNQVTWKELKTMTENKDWETIDRIFAENEKAELDKLKIKPVANNV
- a CDS encoding HmuY family protein — its product is MRTFKTLTLVAIAILGFTSCSNDEDTTPLLAVESEQVANLHAPQTGGQGQPIGGEFTKFDFSTGITTTSDTEWDIAFRGTTIIVNGGTSQGTNDEPVRNGEAAAYIATNTFEGLTTVDVNLLVQDSETSLAIPTGSDNGWYNYNPATFTITPLAGKILVFRTRDNRYAKVEILSYYQDAPSNPDPFTDEGRYYTFNYVYQPNENVTTF